The sequence below is a genomic window from Desulfobacterales bacterium.
TGGGCCATGTCCATCCCTCCGGTGACCTGGTAATCGGGACGGGTCTGTTCGAATATTTACAAAACCGCGGGCATCAACTGATGATTGCCAGCGACTGCCGCGTCCGCTGGATTTATTGGACCCCCTGGCGCTGGCCGGAGCTTTTGCGCGAAGCCTTCCGGGCGGCTGGCCGGGTCCGGCAGTTTACACCGGATATCTGGCTCACCTATCATGCTTACTACAAAGCCCCCGACCTGCTGGGGCCTCCGATTTCAAAGCGACAGGACATCCCCTATGTTATTTTCCAGGGCGCCTTCAGCACCAAGCGAAGAAAAAAAATAAAAACCCTGCCGGGATACCTGCTGAACAAAAAATCCCTATGCGCCGCCCGCCACGTTTTCAGCAACCGCCGGGCGGACCTTCTGAATCTCGGCCGTCTGCTGCCCCAAGAGGTTATCAGCTATGTGGCCCCCGGGATTTATCCCAGGGCATTCTCTTTTGACGGGAACGCCCGGTCTGAGCTGCGGCAGCAATGGAAAGCCGGTGATGATCCGGTTGTATTGACGGCCGCCATGTTCCGCCCCGGGGTTAAAACCGAAGGGTTAAGCTGGGTTATCCGTGCCTGCGGTAAGCTTTTCCGGCAGGGAACGCGTTTTCAACTGGTTATTGCCGGCGACGGGGTCGAAAAAGAACAACTTTACCGGCTGGCGTCCGAACACCTCCCGGGAAAGTTTAGCTTTCTGGGAAAGATCCCCCGGGAGCACATGTACCGTTTTTACAGCGCCGGGGATATCTTCGTATTCCCCGGCATCCGGGAGTCCCTGGGTATGGTTTTTCTGGAAGCCCAGTCCTGCGGCATCCCAATCATTGCGTTTAGAAACGGCGGGATTCCCGAAGTCGTCCGGGACCGGGAAACCGGCGTGCTCGTACCCATGTATGATTTTGACCAATTTGCCGGCGCCATTGAAAAGCTGTTGACGGATAAGGCGCTTCGCCGGCAGATGGGCGAAACAGCCCGGTCTTACATACGTGAAAACCATGATCTGGATACCAATTATGGCAAGGTTGCGGAAGTCCTCGAAGCCATCGTTCGGGATTGCGACCGCCACTAAAGTTGATTTTCAGCCGGCATTCAGAAAGAAATATCCGGCCCCAGAGGAGGTCGCCTTTGGTCTAAGCCCAGAGGACATTATCTGCGTAAATGCCATTGGCAAAATTCGAAATCCGAATATTGAAATTCGAAACGGTTCGGCTGGCTCACCGCCCTGAGTCGAGTCGAAGGGCAAATTCAAATATCAAATGCCCTAATGACAAAAACAAAAGCATATTCGCAATGTCACTTACGCCGATTGTTTGGATCATTTGAATTTGGGTCATTCGGTATTGTTTCGGATTTCGGGATTCGTGCTTCGGATTTAGTGTCTTTTCAGTTTATTAGGCTGCGTAGCTAAACTCTGACCCGGCCCTTTGAAAATCCCGCCATTCGGCGGGGGAGAAATAGGTTTTCTATGCTGAAACAAAATAGCTTTTCACCAATTTTTATGCAAAGTCCAGATGTTAAATGTTAATCATAATGCATTGACCCGCTTCGGCCTACTCCGCCATGCCAGGACCGAATGGAATCTTCAAAAACGGATTCAGGGACAGAAGGATTCGCCGGTTGCACCGGAGGGTGAAAAACAGGCCGGAAAATGGGGGAACATTTTAGAACCATTTGGCTGGGACCGGATACTATCCAGCGACATCGGCCGCGCCCTGAAAACCGCCGAACTCATCAATGAGACGCTCGGGATCCCCATCCATACGGAACCCGGGCTGCGGGAAATGGACTGGGGCCTCTGGAGCGGAAAGACAATGGCCCAGCTCCGGCAGGAAAGCCCCCGGCTGCTGGCGGAGCAGGAAGCCAACGGATGGAGATTCTGCCCTCCCGGCGGGGAGGTTCTTGAAACGGTCTGGCAAAGAAGCCGCCAGGTTTTGCTTGAAGCCATCGGAAAATGGCCCGGTGAACAAATTTTGGTAATCACCCATGAAGGTGTAATCAAAGGCCTCCTCTACCGCTTTAACAGTCATCAAATTCTTCGCAATGAACCTCACCGGATGCATCCGTGGCACCTTCATCTGCTGGTTTACAGCAGGCAGGAGCTGCATTTGGAAAAAATAAACGCCCTAAACTTGGAATGATCATACAATCCGGTTTGTAATTTAGGGCAACAGTGATTAAATATAAATTGTCCGTTTAAATAAATGGTTTCGCGCAGGGAATGACTGATAAAATGACACCGATAGTAATCGCTGATGGTACTATCTGCTTAGCGCCGGCAAAGCGCTAATGAAAGTCGGGATAACAGCCCGAAAGAATTATGACACCTGCGGCTCAGCGTCTCTGCGGGAGAAAACTAAAAAGGACCTGCACCGTGCTACAGATCGAAGACATAAAGGCCTTAAACATCGAAGTGTCCTCTAAATGCATCGGCAAATGCCCCTTCTGCAGCCGGCAGCAAAAGGTGCGGCCCTATGGCGGACAGCTCATTACGCTTTCGGACTTTAAATTGCTGCCGGCCGCTTTTATCCGGCAGCTTAAACGGATTACCTTTGCCGGAAATTTCGGTGATTTTTGCGCCAACCCTGAACTGGTAGATATTGCCGGATATGTTAAGCAGCTCAACCCCGCCGCTAAATTGGGCGGGGATACAAACGGCTCCCTGCAGGGTGCCTCCTGGTGGAAAGCCTTGGGCCCGTTTTTTCATGACGGCGGCATAGTCTTCAGCGTGGACGGGTTGGCCGATACCCACGCGATCCACCGCCGCGGAACGGATTTTCATAAAATCATCCGCAACATCGAAGCGTTTACGGCTGCCGGCGGGACAGCCTACTGGAAATTTATCGTCTTTAAACACAACGAACATCAAATAAAGGCGGCTGAAGCCCTTGCCGGGGATATCGGCTGCACCCGGTTCTATGTGATATCCTCAAGGGATTATGATGAGCGTTGCCGGCGTCCGGAAACGTTCAGCTTTAAGATTAAACGGGAAATATTTTCATCCTATCGCCGGAAACAGCCCGTAAAGGATGCCCCTGCCCTGTGCAAACCCTGGCACAGCGGCTCCATCTACATTGCCGCCGACGGCACCGTGCACCCCTGCTGTTTTGCCCACTGCATGTACATTACGGAACATAACCGCCTGTTTCGCTACATTGTCCCGCTTATTGAAACAAACAAAAGCCAAATAAATTTCAAGACCCGACCGCTGGCCGAAATCTTAAGCGGCCCCTATTTCTCTACGGTTCACTCTGAATCGAAAATGAATCTCTATTGCGCGACAAAATGTAACCAATACAAGAAAAAGATCCGCAAAGAGGTGGTGCTGCACGATACTTTTTTTCAGAACAAACGCGCACTATCAGCCGGTCCAAAATCATGAGAATTCTCCAATACTGCCAGCATGTCCTCGGCATCGGACATTTTTTCAGAACCCTTGAAATCTGCCGGGCGCTTTCGGACCATGAAGTGGTTCTGGTT
It includes:
- a CDS encoding radical SAM protein, encoding MLQIEDIKALNIEVSSKCIGKCPFCSRQQKVRPYGGQLITLSDFKLLPAAFIRQLKRITFAGNFGDFCANPELVDIAGYVKQLNPAAKLGGDTNGSLQGASWWKALGPFFHDGGIVFSVDGLADTHAIHRRGTDFHKIIRNIEAFTAAGGTAYWKFIVFKHNEHQIKAAEALAGDIGCTRFYVISSRDYDERCRRPETFSFKIKREIFSSYRRKQPVKDAPALCKPWHSGSIYIAADGTVHPCCFAHCMYITEHNRLFRYIVPLIETNKSQINFKTRPLAEILSGPYFSTVHSESKMNLYCATKCNQYKKKIRKEVVLHDTFFQNKRALSAGPKS
- a CDS encoding histidine phosphatase family protein gives rise to the protein MLNVNHNALTRFGLLRHARTEWNLQKRIQGQKDSPVAPEGEKQAGKWGNILEPFGWDRILSSDIGRALKTAELINETLGIPIHTEPGLREMDWGLWSGKTMAQLRQESPRLLAEQEANGWRFCPPGGEVLETVWQRSRQVLLEAIGKWPGEQILVITHEGVIKGLLYRFNSHQILRNEPHRMHPWHLHLLVYSRQELHLEKINALNLE
- a CDS encoding glycosyltransferase family 4 protein, coding for MRICFYAPFKPLGHVHPSGDLVIGTGLFEYLQNRGHQLMIASDCRVRWIYWTPWRWPELLREAFRAAGRVRQFTPDIWLTYHAYYKAPDLLGPPISKRQDIPYVIFQGAFSTKRRKKIKTLPGYLLNKKSLCAARHVFSNRRADLLNLGRLLPQEVISYVAPGIYPRAFSFDGNARSELRQQWKAGDDPVVLTAAMFRPGVKTEGLSWVIRACGKLFRQGTRFQLVIAGDGVEKEQLYRLASEHLPGKFSFLGKIPREHMYRFYSAGDIFVFPGIRESLGMVFLEAQSCGIPIIAFRNGGIPEVVRDRETGVLVPMYDFDQFAGAIEKLLTDKALRRQMGETARSYIRENHDLDTNYGKVAEVLEAIVRDCDRH